The stretch of DNA TTTTTGTGGTTCTTATTTTGCAACTACAAAATAACCAGTAATTTGGGCTCAAAGAACATCTATTTTTGTGGTTCTTATTTTGCAAGTGaagaataaacaaaaaaattcttACCCCACAAGAGAGTGACTCATCAGAACTCAGTTGCCTTCTATCAAAGTCTATATCATCTCCACCTTCTTCTCCATATGCTTTCTTCAGTAATGGCTCGCCTTTAGATTTAGGGGACCTAAAACTCAACTTCCTCTTCTTCCAAGGTAATATACTACGTTTAGAGTTCTGTATTAAGGAAGGCTCGGTAATAGTCGATCCTAGTTCATCTTTTAGTGAGCAGCCAACATCTGATCGACGGCGGTTGCTATAGTAAATCCAGTCCTCGTCCTCATTGTTGATTCTTGCACTGGAGTAAAATGACACGCCTGCATAATTAGCATATGCCAGCGTGCCATAACTAAATGACTTCCGAAATTTGGGATCTTCCTTGTTTTCCTCGGATTCTCCTTCTACAGATTCTTCAGCGAAGTCAGAATCATATGGGTAAGCAAATTCACCCTCTTCACTCTTGGCAGAACACCTCCCCTCACTACCCTCATCATCACGGCAGGCTTTTTTGGCTCTTCGAGATGACACGTACTCGGTAAAAATCCTAACCTTTCTGAGACCAGCTTTAAGGGCTGAAAGCTCATCTTTCTCCGTGGAAGATTCTCCGGACACTGAAGGGGATGGAACAGGCACAATTGGACTTGAAACCAATTCCAATGTTTCTTGCGCACTTCTAAGTTCCGACAAGCTGAGAGATATCTGGAATATAGATAAAGACGGGACATAGTCAGAAGTGATTGTCGGTAAACAAAAACTAAAAAATGATGTTAAATATCAGTTACTCACACAGAGCAAAGGGCGATGCTCGACCACAGTGCTAGAAACTGCCAAAGGAATTTTGACTTCAGTCACACAGCCATCAGTCTTTGAAGCACAATCAGCAAGGTTTAAGGTTGCCAAACCAATGACAGAAAACTTTCTCTTCACTCCTTGGTTCGGCTCCTGATGCAATGCAAAACAGTTTAAATACTATAAAAATAATCTCTCTAAAGACTACTTTTTTCTCGCACGATAATTAGTAATTCAAAATTTCTAAAACTTCTGATTCTAGATAATTCAAAACCGATGATGTAGCAGCATAGAGCTAATCTAATTGTAAATGAAGAAAAAGGTAGAAATATTAAAGTAACAATTCAACTGAATGCAATTACGGctaactaatttttttattaaaaatcattGGCTTCTTAAGTCATGCATTTGGAATTCGAATATGCAGGAAATTGATGTACAAATCAAAGTGGCAGCAATTTTCACAAACCAACCAGTGTTTTCAATCAATGTAAAGTTTCCAATGAAGGATCTGCAATATGGTAATGCATATATAGATCATTCTTCAAGACAAAAATTCAGATGCCAATGGTTTTTTTGTTCGCACAAGTTAAAAGTTTTACCAGTTAAATCAGTTATTTATTTGTCACATGTGACCGTTATCAAGAGAATTAATGTACAATCTAAAGACCTTACAAGTGTCATTCATTGGTACCTTGTTCTGGACAAAGATCCTTAATCTACAAACAGTTAGCACTGAAGTTGCAGTATTACATGATCCACACGGTCGTTGAATCGAACAAATTAAAAGCTCAAATCTCCACGCATGTCAACATAAAAATGCTCAATGAAGATCATTATCAGAatcaaaaaacataaaaatcacaATGCAAATCCTAAATCTACAACTACTTACACACGGGAATAGCATCTAACATGATCCAATTATAGTTACATAATAATAAGAACATACACAACCAAATAATATGAATAATAAGGGCCCAACAGATTCCCAAAATGGCTGCTGAATGATAACAAGAACCCATCATGATATAAATCATGGATGTGAAGAGATCACATTTGTAAACCCTTGAATCGGTTGAAAAGGGATCATGATTTAGGGAGTGcattcgacttcagtaaatgAAACTTTGCAAAGAGTTATTTAGACAGTCAAAAATGAATTTCAACTGACGGATTTTCAGCAACTGCACTTATAACTCAAGATTAAAGAATCAATTTGTCTGTTAAAATCGTAAAGACGTTCTCATACAAGGATGAGTGATAAGATTGAGAACTCAAGATTAAAGAATCAAATTTGTCTGTTAAAATCATAAAGACGTTCTCATACAAGGATGAGTGATAAGATTGAGAACAAACACAGATAAATGGTGCTACCAACAGAACCAAAAAAGATATCGTCCACAATGCATAGAAAAGAAACTATCAGCATATCCTACATTCTAACTAACAGTTTGAGCAATTATTTCTTAATTGTGTGAACCTTGGAAGAGTTGGCAAGTCAACATGGCCATATTTCTAACTGTATAGCCGAAGTATACGGGGCAAAATCGAAATCAGAAACCCATAAAAAAAACTCAACATAAAAGTAAATCAAAGGGAAACAGAAAGTTTCGAAAAGAATTAATGAAGAGAAGAGAAACCcaataaaatgcataaacaaaaatttaatattcaatTATTGGGGAAAAAAGGAAGAAGTCAAAGCAAGTAACTCACATGCAAAACAGTAAAATTGATCTCCCAGGGATGAAACACGCTATCCTTGTACCCAGAAAAACTACAAACATTCTGAAATTCCTCATCCCACTCCACCAAAACGCCGCCGTTTTGGCCATGTTTCACAGCCTCCACTTTGGTAAAGTTTCTTTTAACAGTCCTCCTGAACGAACCCAGCGAAATCTTGGGACCCTTCCACCTGATCTCCACCGCAAGGCCACCATTATCCTTCTCTGCACCCTCATGCACCCAATCACAACCCTCGAGCCTCTGCACTATGAGTTTAACCTCGTACTTTCTTGAAATCAGTGGAGGCCACGGCCTCCACCTCATCATCTTCACCACCATCTTATTATCAATCCAAGAAACAGAAAAGAGATGGGGATTTCTCGAAAATTTGAGACAAATAGTCCTACCtttctcgaaaatttgaagataTCGTATGTTAGATGGGATATATTACCGATAATACAAGAAAACAACGAAAGATATGTGAATTCTACATGGGTTTTTCTTGATCCTACAAATGCAAATTCTCCACAATGCGAccgtgttttttttttctttctttcttttttttttttactgcgGACTTTCCTCCTGAAAAGTGAGTGGGATGGAAAGGAAAATATAGAAGATCTTGCCGTTATCTGTCTGGttttgaatataaatatgaaattGGATTATAAAAACTAAAAATGGTGAGTTTGTTGCCAATGAAAACGGCGTGGTGAGTAGATAGTTGACCAAGTTTGGAGCTTTTAAGGTCAACAAAATCAAGATTAGGTATTTAGATTATTTCTGACGTTTCGTTATCCTCTTTCAATTTCAGATTTCCAGTTTTTATGTATTCGATTTAATTTAATGCGATTATATCTGTTATGTTCATATATggataaattatattaatatttttgcaaaacacgtacggaatatttttttataaaatttttcggtcgaagtaggttttttgtgagacgatctcacgaatctttatctgtgagacgaactctaccgatattcacaataaacaGTAATACtcatagcataaaaagtaatatttttccatgaatgacccaaataaaatattcgtctcacaaaatacgacccgtgagaccgtttcacacaaatttcagaccgtttcacacaaatttttgtgttCCGACCATATGTTCTTTTTtacattaaaaattttatttttcaatgtaGATATAAAGCAGATCGTCTACTTTTCTGTTTATTACTATTCATTTTTGTAATCTTATATGAttggattttttaaaatttgaaatttcgtATTCAAATTTGGCTAAGCTAAATAAATCAAATAGTACTGAAATAAAATTTATGGATAAGAACATTGACGAATTTATAATTTAGAGTTTGTGATATATATAACATGGTTCGTTGGTCCAATTTTGAAGGATTGGGATGGCCGTTGACCTCTTAAAAtctaatttcaaattaattattgtgtgattatataatataaatccAAAATAAATATAACTATAATCAAAATAAAAGTCAAAATATCGAAGCATGAGATATTGAATATTCATCTTTATAATTTGGATGGGATGACATTATGTATGGACATATAAGTCAATATTATATTGTGCACGATTTGCAAGTATAAAATCTCTTGCAATCTTGAAAAATCTACGAAACCATCTTTTTCGTTATAGCTCCGGTTACGACCGTTAATGTTTATAATCCACTTATCAAAATCTTGTAATCTTCTTTTCAAGTAAATTTCATATTGGGTGTAATTGAAATCTAGCATTTATTATATTGAAAGTGCATGATTCGATAAtgaatagatttgaaattcactttaattttttaattagtaATCTCAAACACAAATTACGCAAAGAACCCTAGATTTAggaattttttgtaaaaagaGGTAAGGTTATTTTATTTGGATCCTTGGTGGGAAAAGTGGATGATTAATCTTGTAATTAGGGTCCACTTGCACTTTACGACGTACCTAATTAATAGATTTTGTATTGGCCTCGGCATAGTGACAGTGTCCAACATGtggtattattattgtaatTATGTAATAGTAATATTGCAGACCTTATTGTAAAAATGCAAAACCAAAACATTGTACTGCTACTTTCATCATTTTCTGTTAGGGATCTGtgccatttttcaaaaaataactaGGTGGTGACAGCGTTGTAATTATAATCTTTTAAATTATAcaacattcaaatattgaaAACATCATGTTTCGATTATCACAACAGTAAGAACAAATATTTCTTCCCAACGagataaattatcaaatttatttaatacaaTTATAGTTAATATGTGATTTATAATCTAACGTCATTAATGTATGTGACattattagcatataaaaccaCACTAAGTTATTGTTTACAGCTGGGCATTTAATTGTGATTGGTGTCGTCCAATTCAATGTTCGTTATATAAAATGTCTAACTTACGTCCTAACAATTAAACACCTACCTTGCTAATAATAGTTTGTACGAGTTAGTAGAGTATGTAAGTTCTTGACAAATTATAATGAAATTTCGATTTGTCACTCCAACACTTTCTTGGGCTAACGTATCGCACAGATCTTGTCTAGTGCGATTTACTTGATTAACGTGATCTAGAAACTATTTACCCAGTTCACATCGAAGAATAACGATTGTCGATTTTCACGTAAGAAAGTACTTTTTTGGTTGTACTCCtataatatcatataaaatattcacgtctcactattttttttttaaattaaatatacgAGTATTTTACTCCATTTGATTTAATCAATCGGTCACTAAGTTGACAATGACCAGTTCTTTTATGGCACACACCGCCGATTAAGTAATATTATGTTGAACCAAGgagaatttaaaaaaaacaaatgtaAAGGCCACCCGACTGGGTGGATTGTATAATCCATTGTCAAAAAAGTacaacaaataaatattttgtccaTTTAATAGTTTAATTGATGCTGAATATATTGCAAGGAGAccaaaaattgaataaaattagTTATATTACATCTGAAATAATTTCTCGACACTTTTAGAGCATATTAATCTCTCACGTTTTAATGAAAAATCTCATCGTGCTGGTGCATGGAAAATTCAAAGTTTAGAATTTGATCATATCACATGGATGAAACACATCAAGTATAAACTTGAAAAAACCTACTATTTTTTTGTTACTTTTTTTGGGATTTAGTGAGAGCAGCATCTTTTGTTCAAGTTAGGTAAAGtagtaattatttaattttttttttcactctCCAATAAACCATTACAAGTAATGCGTTTATATAAATTATTGTTGTTGTCGTCTCCAAACAAATCAAGATTTTTCTGATCTATTTTAATATCGGTTCAATGTCAATTTTGGTGCGTGTTTGGTCCTTTGAGATGAAtgccaatttaaaataattgtggagtgaattatatttttattcaatttggATTTGGTCATTAATTCATTATACACCATGAGTGCAACATTGTGAGGGTGATGGTCTCCAGGAGTGTTCGAGTTATTGTAGACGGATCGCTTGTTTAACTGattcattaaatattatattttgtgttaaaaaatattattttttatttaaaatattgactAAATCCGTTTCACGGATATTGTTGTCAAAATCGTGTGTCTAATAACATCTGGGTCTTGAATTTTAGATCAGGCATTGAGTTCGAGATCTAATTATAATAAGAGtagttctcttgtgagacgattttaAAGATCTTTATTCGTTAGACGAGtatgataaataaaaaataataatttatcacCAAAGTGTTGTCGGAGTATTGTATCCTAATTCTAGCCATCGTTTTTACTTGTGGCGGCCATATCTTATGTAGAAATGCCAAAGGGAGACAAGCTTGTGTTGAGGGGTTTAAAGTTCCGTGGGTACGTACCACGGGGTAAAGCCCAAAGAACGGGTGTTGGGTCagaaattcttgatagaagttgATGCCTGGACGGATCTTCGAGCTGCCGATAATTCGGATGACCTATCAGATACCATCAGTCGTACTGCTATATATCGGTGAGACATAACTAGGAGTTTAGAGATGCATGAGTTTGAAATGGGGAAATCTGCTCACCAAAAATTCGACATTGAATCTTTGAGTTCTCTAGCAACTCTACTGTTCGAACTTCAAAGGTTATCTTATCTAACAATTAGATTAtatatttcagatgatttagcTAAAAGTTTAAACTGGAGTCACTTGTCACAACATAGTTTTGACACTAAATTCAAT from Primulina tabacum isolate GXHZ01 chromosome 3, ASM2559414v2, whole genome shotgun sequence encodes:
- the LOC142540124 gene encoding uncharacterized protein LOC142540124, producing MVVKMMRWRPWPPLISRKYEVKLIVQRLEGCDWVHEGAEKDNGGLAVEIRWKGPKISLGSFRRTVKRNFTKVEAVKHGQNGGVLVEWDEEFQNVCSFSGYKDSVFHPWEINFTVLHEPNQGVKRKFSVIGLATLNLADCASKTDGCVTEVKIPLAVSSTVVEHRPLLCISLSLSELRSAQETLELVSSPIVPVPSPSVSGESSTEKDELSALKAGLRKVRIFTEYVSSRRAKKACRDDEGSEGRCSAKSEEGEFAYPYDSDFAEESVEGESEENKEDPKFRKSFSYGTLAYANYAGVSFYSSARINNEDEDWIYYSNRRRSDVGCSLKDELGSTITEPSLIQNSKRSILPWKKRKLSFRSPKSKGEPLLKKAYGEEGGDDIDFDRRQLSSDESLSCGWHKIDECSNANRSPVSEFGDDSFAVGTWEQKEIVSRDGSMKIQTQVFFASIDQRSERAAGVSACTALVAVIAHWLQTNSDLMPIKSQFDSLIRDGSLEWRKLCENEAYMERFPDKHFDLETILQAKIRDLVVVPGKSFIGFFHLDEKVGGNFDFLQSAMSFDNIWDEINHSLKTDAQVFIVSWNDHFFVLKVEKDAYFIFDTLGERLHEGCNQAYILKFDRNTTIYKLPNTEQPLEEKPMEEQAAVSPAVESLDSGAQPNSSGEDSKEETSVTIPEEQMKDEPEEEVVCQGKESCKAYIKSFLAAIPIRELQEDIKKGLVMSTPLHHRLQIEFNFTQLRQPAS